The Oxobacter pfennigii genome has a window encoding:
- a CDS encoding MerR family transcriptional regulator, producing MGYTIKQAAKKAGLTIHTLRYYDKEGLLPFIKRDNSGNRFFTENDMEWLEVICCLKNTGMSIKQIKKYVQWCFVGDETLEARRQMLIEHRKEVMKQINELKQNLKKIDYKITHYNTSCRVEVEDKKIN from the coding sequence ATGGGGTATACTATTAAGCAGGCAGCAAAAAAAGCAGGCCTTACCATACATACGCTTCGTTATTATGATAAAGAAGGTCTACTGCCTTTTATTAAGAGAGATAATTCCGGCAATCGGTTTTTTACCGAAAACGATATGGAGTGGTTAGAAGTTATTTGCTGCTTGAAGAATACAGGCATGTCAATAAAGCAAATAAAGAAATATGTGCAATGGTGCTTTGTTGGTGATGAGACGCTGGAAGCACGCAGGCAAATGCTTATAGAACACCGTAAGGAAGTTATGAAGCAAATTAACGAATTAAAGCAGAATCTCAAAAAAATCGATTATAAAATTACTCATTACAATACTTCCTGCAGGGTGGAAGTTGAGGATAAAAAAATAAATTAG
- a CDS encoding DMT family transporter, translating into MIGTDSLKKSQDNTYKNLQIKRMSYFYIIIAAILWGTVGILGKKLGESGFDNLQIVFIRAMGACVALSLFLLIKDKNLFKIKPRHFIYFIGTGILSFVFFNWCYFIAVNKTSIAAAAILLYTAPTIIMVLSSILFKEKMTQNKILSLVLTFIGCLLVTVFVQGTGQQFTITGILAGLGAGFGYALYSIFGRYALEKYHSLTVTCYTFIFASIGLVPITDIKEMFILFSDINAIIYAILLSMAGTVMPFLLYTKGLSNLETGNASIIATLEPVVAALLGIILYNEPVTVFKIAGISLVIFALYIIREKKHQQ; encoded by the coding sequence ATGATTGGCACGGATTCACTTAAAAAATCACAGGATAATACTTATAAAAATTTACAAATAAAAAGGATGTCCTATTTTTATATAATTATTGCCGCAATATTGTGGGGCACCGTTGGCATATTGGGCAAAAAGCTTGGTGAATCAGGCTTTGATAATTTACAGATAGTTTTTATCAGGGCTATGGGGGCTTGTGTTGCTTTAAGCTTGTTTCTGCTCATAAAAGATAAAAATCTTTTCAAAATCAAGCCCCGCCATTTTATTTATTTCATAGGTACGGGAATATTAAGCTTTGTATTTTTCAACTGGTGCTATTTTATAGCCGTAAATAAAACTTCCATAGCAGCTGCAGCCATACTTTTATATACCGCACCAACTATAATAATGGTTCTCTCTTCAATTTTATTCAAAGAGAAGATGACTCAGAATAAGATACTGTCTTTGGTTTTGACTTTCATAGGATGTTTATTAGTTACAGTCTTTGTACAGGGAACAGGTCAGCAATTTACCATTACAGGTATCCTTGCCGGATTAGGTGCAGGCTTTGGATACGCACTTTACAGCATATTCGGAAGGTATGCCCTTGAAAAATATCATTCACTTACTGTCACTTGTTATACCTTTATATTTGCATCCATAGGCTTGGTCCCCATAACTGACATCAAAGAAATGTTCATTCTGTTTTCAGACATAAATGCCATAATTTATGCAATCTTATTGAGCATGGCCGGTACGGTAATGCCTTTCTTATTATATACAAAAGGCTTATCTAATTTAGAAACAGGAAATGCTTCAATAATTGCGACCTTAGAGCCTGTAGTTGCCGCTCTTCTTGGCATTATTCTTTATAATGAGCCTGTTACTGTTTTTAAAATTGCCGGAATATCCTTAGTCATATTTGCTCTGTATATAATCAGAGAAAAAAAGCACCAGCAATAA
- a CDS encoding ABC transporter ATP-binding protein yields MMEIKNVSKSYGGKRALDNVSLTLPQGQIVGLFGENGAGKTTLMKCILGFLRFSGEITLDGAAVTRKNISRLSFATSEHSFFPNLTATAHKEFYGLHFPRFSEKRFNGLLEFFDLPKYKALRQFSTGQKNQLEVILSLCQGAEYILMDEPFAGNDVFNREDFYKVLLGILGPTETIFLSTHLIEEVESFIGRAVLIRRGKIVGDVSMLELEESGRRLMDYVKETYHYKADRVSKALSDLTDEE; encoded by the coding sequence ATGATGGAGATAAAAAATGTGAGCAAATCCTACGGCGGCAAGCGGGCGCTGGATAATGTGAGCCTGACTTTGCCACAAGGTCAAATCGTTGGGCTGTTCGGCGAAAACGGCGCTGGAAAGACCACACTGATGAAATGCATCCTTGGTTTCCTGCGCTTTTCCGGTGAGATTACGCTGGACGGAGCGGCTGTCACCCGCAAGAATATTTCAAGGCTCTCCTTTGCCACCAGTGAACATTCCTTCTTTCCAAACCTTACCGCCACGGCGCACAAAGAGTTTTATGGGCTGCACTTCCCTAGGTTCAGTGAAAAGCGCTTTAACGGTCTGCTGGAGTTTTTTGATTTGCCAAAATACAAGGCGCTGCGGCAATTTTCTACCGGTCAAAAGAACCAGTTGGAGGTTATTTTGTCCTTGTGCCAGGGTGCGGAGTATATACTGATGGATGAGCCTTTCGCCGGAAACGACGTATTCAACCGTGAGGACTTTTATAAGGTGCTGCTGGGAATTCTGGGGCCTACGGAAACCATATTCCTGTCCACTCACCTTATAGAAGAAGTGGAGAGCTTCATCGGCCGGGCGGTACTCATCCGCCGGGGCAAAATCGTCGGGGACGTGTCCATGCTGGAGCTTGAGGAATCGGGCAGGAGACTGATGGACTATGTCAAGGAAACCTATCACTACAAGGCCGATCGGGTCAGCAAGGCACTGTCTGACCTGACGGACGAAGAATGA
- a CDS encoding cation diffusion facilitator family transporter, giving the protein MIIKKFVNDHENTQDKKVREAFGVVSSVTGMAVNFILFLIGFIIGLSINSIAVIANSFNSLSDATSSIIILAGFKLSNRVADREHPFGYGRIEYLSALIVAALILMMGFEFIKSSFSRIINPMPMEFDFVSFIIIIAAIPLKFWLSNFNKSIGRKIDSKALLAAGADSFNDMLILACIIFSLIMSNFFNINIDGYVGMAVALLIIWAGISIMKETLGPILGQPPDAALVQELKRLALSYENIKGVHDIIVHNYGPGRSMASFHAEVPNNVDIMALHEDIDRAEKEISEKLNIFVVIHMDPICMDCETTIKAMEEVAGIIRKIPDVSSFHDFRVVGDGEFKSLIFDIVIPFNKKEPKNIENSLKDEIAHEVNKIHPKYDIIITVDRDYTAAEI; this is encoded by the coding sequence ATGATTATTAAAAAATTTGTAAATGATCATGAGAATACCCAGGATAAAAAAGTAAGGGAAGCTTTTGGTGTTGTAAGCAGTGTCACGGGTATGGCAGTTAATTTTATACTTTTTCTAATAGGTTTTATTATAGGCCTTTCCATAAACAGTATTGCAGTTATTGCAAATTCCTTTAACAGCTTATCAGATGCCACTTCATCCATAATTATCTTAGCTGGGTTCAAGCTCTCAAACAGGGTTGCAGACAGGGAGCATCCCTTCGGATATGGGCGTATTGAATACCTTTCTGCATTAATAGTTGCGGCACTCATCCTCATGATGGGATTTGAGTTTATAAAAAGCTCATTTTCAAGAATTATAAATCCCATGCCCATGGAGTTTGATTTTGTTTCATTCATCATAATAATTGCAGCCATACCTCTTAAATTTTGGCTGAGCAATTTTAATAAATCCATTGGCAGAAAAATTGATTCTAAGGCTCTATTGGCCGCAGGTGCTGATTCATTCAACGATATGCTTATTTTAGCCTGTATTATCTTTTCTCTTATTATGTCTAATTTTTTTAATATAAATATTGACGGATATGTGGGTATGGCTGTAGCCTTATTGATTATATGGGCGGGCATTTCCATAATGAAAGAGACCTTAGGGCCTATTTTAGGCCAGCCGCCGGATGCAGCACTTGTCCAAGAGCTTAAAAGATTGGCCTTGTCCTACGAAAATATAAAGGGGGTTCATGATATCATAGTACATAATTACGGACCGGGAAGGTCCATGGCATCATTTCACGCGGAGGTCCCGAACAATGTGGATATTATGGCCCTTCATGAAGATATAGACAGGGCGGAAAAGGAAATTTCAGAGAAGCTCAATATCTTTGTGGTTATACATATGGATCCCATTTGTATGGATTGTGAAACCACCATAAAAGCAATGGAAGAAGTTGCAGGCATTATAAGAAAAATTCCAGATGTAAGCTCCTTTCACGATTTTAGAGTAGTTGGAGACGGGGAATTTAAAAGCCTGATATTTGATATAGTAATACCTTTTAATAAAAAAGAGCCAAAAAATATAGAAAACAGTTTAAAGGATGAAATAGCCCATGAAGTTAATAAAATCCACCCTAAGTACGATATCATTATAACCGTAGACAGAGACTATACGGCAGCAGAAATATAA
- a CDS encoding DUF3298 and DUF4163 domain-containing protein, producing MKSKKNIKNMLIASIAAVFMLTGCNNIGYINMSQNAKDVMNQDVQQKAIYNVKDEQSQISKGTVSAPVKISYKTYTQSIKDEIDESLLLEYKIIRPEISNPDNDDNIMAINKYYKKQTDDFINSIITEELEIAKSDRESARVNGYTYRPYSYGINIEICYNGNNLLSVLSKEYRYTGGAHPMSIWHSATFDLKTGKKLSLSDIFGVSKEEALEKVYETVLSKIEKAKGTEEFFYFENYKEDIYKYYSEDDFILTGDGITFYYQLYAIAPYAAGFPIFNLPLSQAGPLAIDIPPLPSKKIEN from the coding sequence ATGAAAAGTAAAAAAAATATTAAAAACATGTTGATTGCTTCAATAGCTGCGGTTTTTATGCTGACCGGATGCAATAATATAGGGTATATCAACATGTCCCAAAATGCCAAGGACGTGATGAATCAGGATGTACAGCAAAAAGCAATATACAATGTGAAGGATGAACAGTCACAGATAAGCAAAGGAACGGTTTCAGCTCCTGTAAAAATATCCTATAAGACTTATACGCAGTCCATCAAAGATGAAATAGACGAAAGCCTGTTACTGGAATATAAAATAATCCGCCCTGAAATAAGCAATCCTGATAATGACGACAATATCATGGCTATAAATAAGTACTATAAAAAGCAAACTGATGATTTTATCAACAGCATTATTACTGAGGAATTAGAAATTGCCAAGTCGGATAGGGAATCTGCCAGGGTCAATGGGTATACTTATCGGCCTTATTCCTATGGTATAAATATTGAAATTTGCTATAACGGCAATAATTTGCTTTCGGTATTAAGCAAGGAGTACCGGTATACCGGCGGTGCCCACCCCATGTCCATATGGCATTCTGCTACATTTGATTTGAAAACCGGTAAAAAGCTGTCGCTGTCCGATATTTTCGGGGTCAGCAAAGAAGAAGCTCTTGAAAAAGTTTACGAGACAGTGCTTTCAAAAATTGAAAAGGCAAAGGGAACAGAGGAGTTTTTTTATTTTGAAAATTATAAAGAAGATATATATAAATATTATTCGGAAGATGATTTTATACTTACAGGAGATGGAATAACATTTTATTACCAGCTATATGCCATAGCACCATATGCTGCCGGTTTCCCTATATTTAATCTCCCACTTTCCCAAGCAGGTCCTCTGGCTATAGACATACCTCCATTACCGTCAAAGAAAATTGAGAATTAA
- a CDS encoding class I SAM-dependent methyltransferase gives MENNTQRKVLFLGSRKSMYTKYDTEIADIIEWDIKSWSPSLDFWTKESSRDFSCANALEIGSRNGGLSLWLAKQGCRVVCSDVNGPTEKARELHAKYRLNDLIEYSNIDATSIPYEDDYFDIIVFKSVLGGIGYNDNKEAQIKAVKEIYRVLKPGGELFFAENLTASPFHKVLRDKFVRWGSTWRYVSIDEIKEFLGGFSHSKYLTTGFLAALGRSEGQRGILSTLDRIFLNKIVPDKWKYIIIGVAKK, from the coding sequence TTGGAAAATAATACTCAGAGGAAAGTATTATTTTTAGGGAGCAGGAAAAGCATGTATACAAAATATGATACGGAAATTGCAGATATTATTGAGTGGGATATAAAAAGCTGGAGCCCCTCATTGGATTTCTGGACAAAGGAGAGCTCCAGGGATTTTTCATGTGCCAATGCCTTAGAAATAGGCAGCAGAAACGGAGGCCTGTCCTTATGGCTTGCAAAACAGGGCTGCCGTGTTGTATGCAGCGATGTAAACGGCCCTACTGAAAAAGCAAGGGAGCTTCATGCAAAATACAGGCTCAATGACTTAATAGAGTACTCCAATATTGATGCCACCAGCATACCCTATGAAGATGATTATTTTGATATTATAGTATTTAAATCGGTTTTGGGAGGCATCGGCTACAACGATAATAAAGAAGCGCAAATAAAAGCTGTAAAGGAGATATACAGGGTTTTAAAACCAGGAGGCGAGTTATTTTTTGCAGAGAATTTAACAGCTTCACCCTTTCATAAAGTGCTAAGAGATAAATTCGTCAGGTGGGGCTCTACCTGGAGATATGTATCCATTGATGAAATCAAGGAGTTTTTAGGAGGATTTTCTCATTCCAAATATCTGACTACGGGTTTTTTGGCGGCCTTAGGCAGAAGCGAAGGACAGAGAGGGATTTTAAGCACATTGGACAGGATTTTTCTTAATAAAATAGTACCGGATAAATGGAAATACATAATAATAGGGGTTGCGAAAAAGTAA
- the leuD gene encoding 3-isopropylmalate dehydratase small subunit, with translation MIKGNVIKYGDNIDTDVIIPARYLNSSDPAFLASHCMEDIDTSFVKRVKKGDIMVGGKNFGCGSSREHAPIALKAAGIDFVVAASFARIFYRNAINTGLGIIECPEAISEINEGDQLEIDVLKGVIKNLTQNKEYSIAPFPPFIQEIIAKDGLINYIKEGVQG, from the coding sequence ATGATAAAAGGAAACGTTATTAAATACGGAGATAATATAGATACAGACGTAATTATACCTGCACGTTATCTTAATTCTTCCGACCCTGCCTTCCTTGCAAGCCACTGCATGGAAGACATTGATACAAGCTTTGTTAAAAGGGTTAAAAAAGGAGACATAATGGTAGGAGGCAAGAATTTTGGATGCGGCTCTTCAAGAGAGCATGCGCCTATTGCCCTTAAGGCTGCAGGAATAGACTTTGTTGTTGCTGCTTCCTTCGCCAGGATTTTTTACCGCAATGCCATAAACACAGGCTTGGGTATAATAGAATGTCCCGAGGCAATTTCTGAAATAAATGAAGGGGACCAACTTGAAATCGATGTTTTGAAGGGTGTAATAAAAAATTTGACCCAGAACAAGGAATACAGCATAGCTCCATTCCCTCCTTTCATACAGGAGATTATAGCTAAAGACGGACTTATAAATTATATTAAAGAAGGGGTGCAGGGCTGA
- the leuB gene encoding 3-isopropylmalate dehydrogenase: MKIALIPGDGIGPEVTYESRRVLNAIGEKFGHSFSFTEVPAGGNAIDSFGHPLPQESLDECKKSDAVLLGAVGGPKWDDLPGELRPEQALLGLRKGLGVFANLRPAVLFSQLKGASALKEEIIGDGIDILVVRELTGGIYFGPKTLKEVPGGYEATDTEVYNTGEIKRIARVAFNAAMKRNKRLCSVDKANILESSRLWRKVVIEVAKEYPEVELSHMYVDNCAMQLIRYPRQFDVIVTSNMFGDILSDEASMLTGSLGMLPSASLGSSTLGLYEPIHGTAPDIAGQNKANPLASILSTAMMLRYSFNLEKEAQLIEDAVRGVLEDGYRTGDIMETGKKLVGTKEMGDLVIAKLG, encoded by the coding sequence ATGAAAATAGCGTTGATACCCGGCGACGGAATCGGTCCTGAGGTCACATATGAATCCAGGAGAGTATTAAATGCCATAGGTGAAAAATTCGGCCATAGCTTTTCCTTTACGGAGGTTCCGGCAGGCGGTAATGCCATAGATTCTTTCGGACATCCATTGCCCCAAGAATCTCTTGATGAGTGTAAAAAAAGTGACGCGGTGCTGTTAGGCGCCGTAGGCGGTCCCAAATGGGATGACCTCCCCGGTGAGCTAAGGCCGGAGCAGGCTCTTTTAGGCTTGAGAAAGGGATTGGGTGTATTTGCAAACCTTCGCCCGGCGGTATTGTTTTCCCAGCTTAAGGGAGCATCTGCGCTGAAAGAAGAAATAATAGGCGATGGTATTGACATACTCGTAGTAAGGGAACTTACGGGAGGAATATATTTCGGGCCTAAAACCTTAAAGGAGGTTCCAGGCGGATATGAGGCGACGGACACAGAAGTTTACAATACCGGTGAGATAAAACGCATAGCCCGCGTTGCATTTAATGCGGCTATGAAGAGAAATAAAAGATTATGCTCTGTAGATAAGGCCAATATACTTGAAAGCTCCAGGCTATGGAGAAAGGTTGTTATAGAAGTTGCCAAAGAATATCCGGAAGTTGAGCTTTCACACATGTATGTGGACAATTGTGCAATGCAGCTTATAAGGTATCCAAGGCAGTTTGATGTAATAGTGACATCCAACATGTTCGGAGACATATTGAGCGACGAGGCATCCATGCTGACAGGGTCCTTAGGAATGCTGCCTTCCGCATCCTTAGGAAGCAGCACATTAGGACTTTACGAGCCCATACACGGTACAGCTCCTGATATTGCAGGACAAAATAAAGCCAATCCTTTGGCTTCCATTTTATCAACAGCAATGATGCTTCGCTACAGCTTCAACCTTGAAAAGGAAGCACAGCTTATAGAAGATGCCGTCCGCGGTGTATTAGAAGACGGCTATCGTACCGGAGATATAATGGAGACGGGCAAAAAGCTTGTGGGCACCAAGGAAATGGGAGACCTGGTCATAGCTAAATTAGGATAA
- a CDS encoding ribonuclease H-like YkuK family protein, whose protein sequence is MRSITYGDVSFEKMCHIIKDYVSKEKWHQYKIAVGTDSQNFDITKVVIVVAVWKIGGGGIFFYDIKRVKKISNMRQKIFYETSLSLEMAEKLSGSLEKEDLECDISIHVDAGDDGPTSKLIPEIVGWITSCGFKCNTKPHSYAASSIANRYSK, encoded by the coding sequence ATGCGTAGTATAACTTATGGCGATGTATCATTTGAAAAGATGTGCCACATCATTAAAGACTATGTCTCCAAAGAAAAATGGCACCAGTACAAAATAGCCGTGGGCACCGATTCTCAAAATTTCGATATCACTAAGGTCGTTATAGTTGTTGCTGTCTGGAAAATCGGCGGCGGCGGGATATTCTTTTACGATATAAAACGAGTCAAAAAGATTTCAAATATGCGCCAGAAAATATTCTACGAAACCAGCCTCAGCCTGGAAATGGCCGAAAAGCTATCTGGAAGTCTGGAGAAGGAAGACCTGGAATGCGATATAAGCATCCATGTTGACGCCGGTGACGATGGGCCTACCTCAAAGCTTATACCGGAAATTGTAGGATGGATTACTTCCTGCGGATTCAAATGCAACACAAAGCCTCACTCTTATGCTGCCTCTTCAATTGCCAACAGATATTCAAAATGA
- a CDS encoding ferritin family protein: MPDFGNSFSGLAKDRKLTEAELIRAIRFMIAAEYEAIQLYMQLAESTDNVLAIEVLKDIADEERVHAGEFLRLLKELDPEEEKFYIEGAAEVEEEIEDLKNK, from the coding sequence ATGCCTGATTTTGGAAATTCCTTTTCCGGTCTCGCAAAAGACAGGAAACTGACAGAAGCTGAGCTTATAAGAGCAATAAGATTTATGATAGCTGCTGAATATGAAGCTATACAATTATACATGCAGCTGGCAGAATCTACAGATAATGTTTTGGCAATAGAAGTGTTAAAGGATATTGCCGATGAAGAAAGGGTTCATGCGGGAGAATTTTTAAGGCTGTTAAAAGAGTTGGATCCCGAAGAAGAAAAATTCTACATAGAAGGCGCAGCAGAAGTAGAAGAAGAAATTGAAGATTTGAAAAATAAGTAG
- the cimA gene encoding citramalate synthase, with amino-acid sequence MVKKICIYDSTLRDGAQGEGISFTVADKLKITAKLDGLGVDYIEAGNPGSNPKDIEFFQRLKELKLKNAKLTAFGSTRRANVEVDKDANIMSLLSAETPSVAIFGKSWDFHVTDIIRTTLEENLCMIRDTVRYMKHKDKEVIYDAEHFFDGYKANPSYAIDTLEAALQSGADWITLCDTNGGTLPNEIRDIVKKVIGEINAPIGIHCHNDGGMAVANSIMAVIGGVTQVQGTMNGYGERCGNADLCTIIPNLEIKLKYRCLPEGALKELTAASRFISELANMTHYSGAPFVGHSAFAHKGGMHIDGVSKNPHSFEHIPPELVGNSRRFLMSEVSGRSTVLTSIQKVDPAITKDSEETYNIIAELKRLEHEGYQFEGAESSFELVIRRALGRYKKLFEVSDFKVISDEPWSNGNSATAIIKIWVNGVQELTASEGDGPVNALDIALRKALTVFYPQLNKMRLVDYKVRVLDTTTATAAKVRVHIESTDGERSWGTVGVSTNILEASWIALVDSIEYMLIKYMD; translated from the coding sequence ATGGTAAAGAAAATCTGTATTTATGATTCAACACTGAGAGATGGAGCTCAGGGCGAAGGCATCTCCTTCACTGTGGCAGATAAACTTAAAATAACAGCAAAGTTAGATGGGCTGGGAGTAGATTATATTGAAGCCGGAAATCCGGGTTCAAATCCAAAGGATATTGAATTTTTCCAGAGATTGAAGGAATTAAAGCTTAAAAACGCTAAGCTTACTGCCTTTGGGAGTACCAGAAGGGCAAACGTCGAAGTTGATAAGGATGCTAATATAATGTCCCTTTTATCAGCCGAGACACCTTCCGTTGCTATATTCGGGAAGAGCTGGGATTTTCATGTGACAGATATTATAAGGACAACATTAGAAGAAAATCTTTGTATGATAAGAGATACCGTAAGATATATGAAGCATAAGGATAAGGAAGTAATTTATGATGCCGAGCATTTCTTTGACGGCTATAAAGCAAACCCTTCCTATGCCATAGATACTCTAGAGGCGGCCCTTCAATCGGGAGCCGATTGGATCACGCTTTGCGATACCAACGGCGGGACTTTGCCTAATGAAATCAGAGATATAGTAAAAAAAGTCATAGGTGAAATCAATGCACCTATAGGTATACACTGCCACAACGACGGTGGTATGGCCGTTGCTAATTCCATTATGGCGGTAATAGGGGGTGTAACTCAGGTTCAGGGAACGATGAACGGTTATGGGGAGCGCTGCGGGAATGCGGATTTATGCACCATAATACCTAACCTTGAAATCAAGCTAAAGTACAGATGCCTGCCTGAAGGGGCTTTAAAGGAATTGACAGCCGCATCCCGTTTTATAAGCGAGCTTGCCAATATGACCCACTATTCGGGAGCGCCTTTTGTAGGACACAGCGCTTTCGCCCATAAAGGGGGCATGCATATAGACGGAGTATCTAAAAACCCCCATTCCTTTGAGCATATTCCTCCAGAACTGGTGGGAAACAGCAGGAGATTTTTGATGTCGGAGGTGTCCGGGAGAAGTACTGTGTTGACCAGTATACAAAAAGTGGATCCTGCAATTACCAAGGATTCAGAAGAAACTTACAACATAATAGCAGAGTTAAAAAGACTGGAGCATGAAGGTTATCAGTTTGAAGGGGCGGAAAGTTCCTTTGAGCTTGTTATACGCCGGGCTTTAGGCAGATATAAAAAGCTGTTCGAGGTCAGCGATTTCAAGGTTATATCAGACGAACCCTGGTCAAACGGAAACAGTGCTACTGCAATAATAAAAATATGGGTTAACGGGGTACAAGAGTTAACTGCATCAGAAGGCGATGGTCCGGTAAATGCACTGGATATTGCACTAAGAAAAGCCCTTACGGTATTTTATCCTCAGCTTAATAAAATGAGGCTTGTGGATTACAAGGTAAGGGTTTTGGACACAACGACTGCCACCGCGGCAAAAGTGCGTGTTCATATTGAATCAACAGACGGTGAAAGGTCATGGGGGACTGTGGGAGTATCCACTAATATACTGGAAGCCAGCTGGATAGCCCTTGTTGATTCAATAGAATATATGCTTATAAAATATATGGATTAA
- the leuC gene encoding 3-isopropylmalate dehydratase large subunit, with protein sequence MPMTMTQKILADHAGLNSVEAGQLIKVKLDLVLGNDVTSPVAIKEFEKIGVKDVFNKEKIALVPDHFTPNKDIQSAEQNKIMRNFARSMGIVNYFEVGQMGIEHALLPEKGLVVPGDVVIGADSHTCTYGALGAFSTGIGSTDMAAGMATGEAWFKVPEAIKFVLKNKPARFVSGKDIILHIIGMIGVDGALYKSMEFTGDGVGYLNMDDRFTVANMAIEAGAKNGIFEVDELTLEYVKEHSKKPYKIFKADEDASYSQVIEIDLSSLKPVVSFPHLPENTRTIDKVGDVKIDQVVIGSCTNGRISDLRAAASILKGRKVSPDVRVIIFPATQKIYMQAIKEGLVEIFIEAGAAVSTPTCGPCLGGHMGILAKGERAVATTNRNFVGRMGHPESEVYLASPVVAAASAITGKISSPEEVL encoded by the coding sequence ATGCCGATGACAATGACTCAAAAAATACTGGCTGACCACGCAGGGCTTAACAGCGTAGAAGCCGGACAGCTTATCAAAGTAAAATTGGATCTGGTTTTAGGGAATGATGTTACATCACCCGTTGCAATCAAAGAATTTGAAAAAATAGGGGTAAAGGATGTATTTAATAAGGAAAAAATAGCCCTGGTGCCGGACCATTTTACACCTAATAAGGATATACAATCTGCCGAGCAAAATAAGATCATGAGAAATTTTGCCCGTTCCATGGGTATTGTAAATTATTTTGAAGTAGGCCAGATGGGTATAGAGCATGCTCTTCTTCCTGAAAAAGGCCTAGTAGTTCCGGGAGATGTGGTAATAGGAGCCGATTCCCATACCTGCACATACGGGGCTTTAGGTGCATTTTCAACAGGAATAGGCAGTACAGATATGGCAGCAGGTATGGCAACAGGAGAGGCCTGGTTTAAAGTGCCCGAAGCCATAAAATTTGTCCTTAAGAATAAGCCGGCCAGATTTGTAAGCGGAAAAGATATAATACTTCATATAATAGGTATGATTGGCGTGGACGGAGCTCTTTACAAGTCTATGGAATTTACCGGTGACGGAGTAGGTTATCTAAATATGGATGACCGTTTTACAGTTGCCAACATGGCAATTGAAGCAGGAGCCAAAAACGGAATATTTGAGGTAGATGAACTAACCCTTGAATATGTGAAAGAACACTCTAAAAAGCCGTATAAGATCTTCAAAGCCGATGAGGATGCTTCCTATTCACAGGTCATTGAAATAGATTTGTCGTCATTAAAGCCGGTAGTTTCCTTCCCTCACCTACCTGAAAACACCAGGACCATCGATAAGGTCGGTGATGTGAAAATAGACCAGGTTGTTATAGGTTCATGTACTAACGGAAGAATTAGCGATTTAAGAGCAGCAGCTTCCATATTAAAGGGCAGGAAGGTATCCCCTGATGTAAGGGTTATAATTTTCCCTGCTACACAGAAGATTTATATGCAGGCTATAAAAGAAGGCCTAGTTGAAATATTCATAGAGGCCGGCGCGGCGGTAAGCACTCCTACCTGCGGACCCTGCCTTGGAGGACACATGGGCATACTTGCCAAAGGGGAGAGGGCCGTTGCTACAACAAACCGTAATTTCGTAGGAAGAATGGGGCATCCTGAAAGCGAAGTATACCTTGCAAGTCCTGTAGTTGCTGCTGCTTCAGCCATTACGGGAAAAATTTCTTCACCGGAGGAGGTACTTTAA
- a CDS encoding GntR family transcriptional regulator, with protein sequence MISFEQFIIEDGTPIYMQIVRHIKQGIIAGSIQDGEELPSRRVLSALLGVNPNTVQKAYRLLEEEAIIESHSGAKSYAVLDEAKVESIRRQLLESDARAIINAMKKMGVSKEEAISLVDKLWQ encoded by the coding sequence ATGATTTCTTTCGAACAATTCATTATAGAAGATGGCACTCCCATCTATATGCAGATCGTCCGGCACATCAAGCAGGGCATCATCGCCGGAAGCATCCAGGATGGGGAGGAACTGCCATCCCGGCGCGTCCTTTCGGCGCTCTTAGGCGTCAACCCCAACACAGTACAAAAGGCGTACCGGTTATTGGAAGAGGAAGCCATAATCGAATCTCATTCCGGCGCGAAAAGTTATGCGGTGCTGGATGAGGCGAAGGTGGAGAGTATACGCAGGCAGCTGTTGGAGAGCGACGCAAGGGCCATTATAAATGCCATGAAAAAAATGGGCGTTTCTAAAGAAGAAGCGATTTCGCTGGTCGATAAACTGTGGCAATAA